ACAGGCGGTTGCTGGACTGTGTGGTGCCGGAGGACTTGGCGGCGCTGCGGACGGAGCTGCATCGCACGCTGAAGGCAGGGGTGAACGGCGAAGCGATTTTCAGGGTGAAGAGCAGGGAAGCAGGGTGCAAGTTCATCTATGCCCGCTGGGTGGTTATTCTGGATGCCTCCGCCCGGGTACAGCAGGTACGCGGCATGGTGCAGGATGTTACGGAACGCCAGCGGATGGAGGAGCAGCTCCGCGAGAGTGAACGCAATTACCGCCTGATCTCGGAGAATTCCCAGGACTTCATCACCCGGAACAGCACCGATGAACAGGCGACCTTCCTGTATGCATCACCTATCTGCCGGGAGATGCTGGGATTTACGCCGGAAGAGATGGTCGGTACGGGCGGGATCAGCTATGTCCATCCCGGGGATGTTGCCCGGGTGCAGCTCTATCTGGAGCGCACCAGGCAGGGCCTGGCGATGGAGCCTATCGTATTCCGTTACCGGTGCAAGGACGGCTCCTATCTGTGGGTAGAGACCACGCTTCAATATACGGAGACGGGAACGCCGGGAGTGACCGAGATGATCGGCGTGACCCGCAATATCTCGGAGCGCAAGCAATATGAGCTGAAGCTGCTGGAGAGCGAGAACCGCTACAAATCGCTGTTTGAATACAATCCGTCCGCCATCAGTGCGATGGACCTGGAGGGTTACATACAGTCACTCAATGCCAGTCTGGAGCAGCTGACGGGATATTCCCACGGGACTCTGCAGTATTCCAGCTACAGTGAGATCATTGATGAAGATGAGCTGGACAAGGTAAACCGGCGGTTCCATGCCGCCGCCGGGGGATTAGCCCAGACCTTCGAGACCCGGCTGATCCGCCACGACGGGCAGCGGGTTGAGGTCAGCATGATTTATGTCCCGATTCTGGTCGATCATGAGGTGGTCGGTGTGTTCGCAATTACCAGTGACATTACGGAGCGCAAAAGGCATCTGGAACAGATTGAGAAGCTCAGCTATGAACATGCGCTCATTCTGAATTCTGTGTCGGAAGGGATATTCGGCATGAATCTGGAGGGCGAGACCGTATTTATCAATCCGGCAGCCTCTGTCATGCTGGGGTACCACCCGGGCGAGCTGGCCCGCAATATCAAGCTGCATACGGTTGCCCAGACCTGGATGGACGGCGAGCTGTACCCCGGAGGCCAGCGTACGCTGGCAGAGCTGCTCCAGATGAATTCCTTCTATGAGCATGAGCAGGAGGGGGTATTCTGGCGGCAGGACGGCTCCAGCTTCCTGGTCAAATACCGGATGACTGCCTTATATGATAACGGTGAGCACAAAGGAGCGGTGGTGGTCTTCCGCGACATTACAGAAGAGAAGGCCGTAGTCCGGGCCAAGGAATCAGCGGAGAAGGCCGACCGGGCCAAGTCCGAGTTCCTCGCCATCATGAGCCATGAGCTGCGCACCCCGATGAACGGGATCATTGGCATGGCCGATCTGCTGTCAGGCACAGAGCTTACCGAGGAGCAGCAATACTACACCCAGATTATCAATAAAAGCGGAGCCGCGCTGGTGCACATCCTGAACGAGGTGCTTGACTTCAGCAAGATAGAATCCGGCATGATGACGCTGGACCTGCAGCCGGTCGATATCCGGCAGGTTGTCCAGAATGTCTGTGAGCTGTTCTATCCGCGGATTCAGGAGAAGGGGCTGATTCTCCGCAGTGATATTGCGCCGGACATTCCCGGCCTTGTAATGACCGATGAAGCCAGGCTGCGGCAGATTCTGGTGAATCTGGTCGGTAATGCGGTGAAGTTCACGGAAGAAGGAGAGGTTGGAGTGGCCGTGAGGCTGGAGGCCGCCCGGGAGCAGGGTCCGCTGATTCTGCGGTTCGCGGTAACGGATACCGGTATCGGTATTCCCGAGGGCAGCCAGAACCTGTTATTCCAGTCCTTCACCCAGCTCGACCCTTCCATTAACCGCAAGTACGGCGGGACCGGACTTGGGCTGGCAATCAGCAAGAAGCTGGCCGAACTGCTGGACGGCACTATTGGAGTGAACAGCAGTGAAGGGGAGGGCTCAGAGTTCTATTTCACCATCTCTGCGGGGCTTCCTCCCGAGGAGTCCGGCGGACTGCTGCTGACTGGAGCTGTTGCCGCCAAGGAGTATAGAAGCGGAGTCTTCAGTATGGACCAGCCGGAGGCTGCATACGGGCCGCTGTCCATCCTTGTTGCCGAGGACCATCCGGTGAACCAGCAGATTATCCAGGCCTTCCTCCGCAAACGCGGGTACACCTCCGATCTGGTTGCGGACGGGAAGCCGGCGGTTGAAGCGGTGCGCTCCCGGCACTATGATCTGGTGTTCATGGATATTCAGATGCCGGGCATGGACGGCATAGAGGCGGCGAGGCAGATCCGTAGCGCTGTGGGGCTGTCGCCGGTAATTATTGCTGTAACGGCCTTTGCCCGCAAGGAAGACCGGGAGATGTGCCTGCGGGCCGGGATGCAGGACTTCATCTCCAAGCCGATCCGCGGAGAGGAGCTGGACCGCGTACTGCGGGATTGGTCCGGCAGTGTGCGCAGTCAGAGCTGAGGTTGACAAGGTCCCCAGGGCTGCGGTAATATTCGTAATTATTACGAATATATAATGGCTATATTAACTGCCTAACGAAAGGATTACAACAGTGCAGACCATGAAACGCGGAGATTTCCTGCTCATTCTGATCGTCCTGCTGGCTGCCGGCTCCATCTATGGCTACAGGTGGTTCCAGAATCATAATGAGCATTATGCCCAAGGCGATCTGAAGGCTGTAATTACGGTGAACGGCAAGGAGTACCAGACGGTAACCTTGACCAAGGAAGAGCAGGTTATCGACATCCGTACCCGGTACGGCCATAATACGCTGAAGGTATATGACTACGGCATACAGATGACCTTCTCGGACGCCCCTCTGCCCATTGCGCTGGATATGGGGTTCATCTCCAAGCCCAAGCAGCAGATTATCTGTATCCCGGCCCGGCTGCTGGTGGAGATTATCAATCCGGCCTCTTCGATTGACGATGACGACGCGCTGGATGCGGTTATCTGAGCGCTCCGGGCGGCTGCTCTTTCAGCTCTTCCCAGGCTGCTACGGCATCAGCGTTCGTATACACATAAGGCGTAGTCGGTGCCTGAACCGCAGTAATGCTCTCCGGAGCAATCATCAGGGTCTCGGCACCCTTATATACCGCCACATCAAGCTTGCCCCGAACCTCAATCCAGGTATCGGCGGGCAGGCTTATTGGCGTTCCCGGCTCCAGCAGGATGCCGAAGGGGGTCGCATCCGCTGTGCAGCACTGGACCAGAAAACGGCTGACAGCGTAAGCGGACTGGCCGGCCCCCTGCGGCTCGCGGTACAGGAAGCCGGATACAGAGATCTCCTTGCCCGCGAATTGTGACTTGTACAGATTCATGGCCCCCAGCGTCTCGGAGTAAATCTCCGGCCGCACCGGAATGACCGGCTCGGCATACAGCTTGCCTGCAAGCTCCGCGAATTCGGCTTCGTAAGGATTGGCCGGAGTGAATGTCGAACCGCTGTTAGTGCTGGTGCCAGTGCGGGACTCCACAGCGGTATAGGACAAGGCCAGCCCTTTCCTGGCGGCAGCGGCACTGCCGAGCGCGCGGTCGGGCAGCAGAACGCCCAGCAGGAGCGGAAGCAGAAACAGGCTGTAGAGGACGGAGCTGCCTAGACCGGAGCGGGGCAGGCGGTGCTCGCAGTCGCACAGGGCTGCGCTTCTGCCGAGCACCGCCTGAAGCCCGAGGCTGAGCGCCATCAGGACGAGCGGAACCGGGCATAGCCTGATCCAGCGGGCCAGCTTGGGGGCCACGTAGTAATGAAGCGCATCCTGCTGGACCAGATGTCCGATATAGAGCGCCAGCGCGAGCAGAATCGCCGCTCTCAGCAAATAGTGAATCCGGATGCTCCGGGGATTATTCATAGGAATCCTCCTGCGTGGTTAAGGGTCATTCTGCACAGCTACAGCCAGAGAGAGACCGCCACGGAGCCGGTGAAGACCGCCGCGAAGATCAGGAAGAACAGGTATAGCGCGAACCTGGTTTTGAACAGGGACAACAGCATGAGCGCGTTCTTGAAGTCCAGCATCGGGCCCAGCACCATGAACGCCAGCAGGGAGCCCGCCGGGAAGGAATGCAGGAACGTGGAGGCGACGAAGGCATCCGAGGTGGAGCAGAGCGAGAGGGCGAAGGACAGGCCCATCATGAACAGATAGGAACCGACCGGCTGTCCCCCGATGGCGGCCAGACTGCCTTGGTGCAGGAAGGTCTGAAGGCCGGCGGTCAGCAGGCAGCCGATAATTAAATATTTGCCCATTTCAAAAAACTCATCCGAGGTATGCACGAAAACAGCCGCGAGCTTGCCGCCGAGCGGTTCCGTGCGGTGCGCTTCTTCTCCTCCGCTCCGGATGGTGAGGCGCAGCGGAGATTTGCGGACGTTGGCATAGAGGACAAGGCCGATGAAGGCCGCCACGGCCAGGGCCAGTCCCATCCGGGCGTAGGCCAGCTCCGGGTGGGAGCGGAAGGCCATAAGCGTAGCGCCGTAGACGACCGGGTTCACGATGGGACCGGACAGGATGAAGACGACAGCGACATACAGCGGCATTCCCTTATGCATCAGGCGGCGTACGAGCGGGATCATCCCGCATTCACAGACGGGGAAAAGAAGCCCCAGCAGACAGCTGAACAGAACCGCCGGCACCGGGCGGCGCGGAATCCAGCGCTGGATGACCCCGTCCGGCACGAACACGCGGAGCAGGGAGGACAATAGCGCGCCCAGCAATACAAACGGCAGAGCCTCCAGCAGAATGCCGAGGAATGCCGCTTTGAAGGTGTCGGTATAGCCGTTGTCCGCAAGCTCCAGGTGCCCGGGGAGCCAGAGGACGCCGAGGGTGAGCAGGAACGCGGCGGGAAGGAGCAGCGGAATTATTTTGACCGGAGTTAAGGCTGTCATGGCTTCATCGGCTCCTTCCTCATACCTGTAATCAGCTGAACAAGCCGGCCCAGCTGCGGCTGATTGCCTTCTCATCCAGATTCAGTCCAATGCACACTACATACGGCTGGCCCGGATAGCTTGAAGCTTCCCAGGAGATGCGGTTGCCTGCGTATTGCACCAGCTGTACGGAGTCCTGTCCGGCCAGCCGCACATGCCCTTTGGCCCGCAGCAGGCTGTAGCCCCATTGACGGAAAAATTGCTCCAGCTGCTCCTGCCGCAGACTGCCGCTGACAGCCAGGGGAACGGTTAATGTTACTGCTGTGACTTGGGAGTAAGAGCCGGCTGGCTCAGATTCGGGTTCCAGCTCATGCACTGCGGTGGCGCTGCTGCTTGCGCTTGGGCTGACCCGCTTAAGCGCTGTGGCGCTGCTGCTGCCGGGGCCGCTGCGGCGAACGGAATTTCGTATGGCCCGGGCAGGAATACCGGCCAGCAGCGGGGCGAGATTAATCTGGCTGTAATGGGTGAATACCAGCTCTGCCTCCGAATGATGCCTGCCGGCCATTTTCTCAATCTTCCATAAAGTCTCAGGCTCTACCAGATCGCTCTTGTTGACGATGATGAGGTCGGCAGTGGCGATCTGCTTGCGCAGCGTGCGGACCAGCTGCTTGTCGGATGAGAAGCGGCTGCTGTACTCCAGCGCATTCTCGGCATCCAGCACCGTAATGGTGTGATGCAGCACCAGGCGGTCCGCCAGAGGCGGCGACTGCAGCGTTGCGGCAATCTCATCCGGGTCAGCGACCCCGGTCAGCTCAATGCAGATCAGATCCGGGCGGCGCACCAGCAGCGCGGTCAGGCTGCGCGGCAGCTCATCCTTGCGGCTGCAGCAGATACAGCCGTCCAGCAGCTTCTCGACACTGGTGCCGGTCTGCTCCTGGAGGATATAGCCGTCCACATCCTTTTTTCCCAGCTCATTCATGATGACACCGGGGCTCAGCCCTCTCCGCTTGCACTCCTTCAGCAGACTCAGCAGCAGAGTCGTTTTACCGCTCCCCAGGAATCCGCTCAGTATGATCACAGGTATTCTCATGGCTCACACTCCCGTTCCTTAAGTTCCGTCCCTTCAGGGGCGGTCAAGCCTTTAGTGCAAATATAAGAATTTATATGTTGCACACGATAAATTATCCTTCTATTTCTCGCTGAAACGGTACCGTCCTTTATAAGGACTGCAAAGCCGTTTCCACTTGTTGTATTTCCATCTATACGTAAGGCCTGCGCCGGAAAGAACCCCTGTCTAAGAGAGTTGAATAATTGAGATTTCCTGTTGACACGGGACAGGTGGAGCATGTAATATGTGTAAATCGTAATAATTACGATTAGACGAAAGGAGTTGGCTTAGGATGAGAGTCATCGTTACCTTGGCTTGTACGGAGACGGGCGACCGGAACTATACCACCACGAAGAACAAGCGGACCACACCGGAACGGCTGGAGATGAGAAAATATTGCCCTCGCCTGAAGCGCGTCACCCTGCACCGCGAGACCCGTTAAACGGCCGGCTGGCCGGACTGGCTTGACGGTAACCAAATCTGTCTAAGGAGTATACCGATGAACAAAATTCCTGTTACTGTACTGAGCGGCTACCTGGGTTCAGGCAAAACAACACTGCTCAATCATATTCTGCATAACCGTGACGGCCTGAAGGTGGCCGTGATCGTCAATGATATGAGCGAAGTGAATGTGGATGCAAATCTGGTGAAATCCGGCAGCACGCTCTCGCGGACCGAGGAGAAGCTGGTGGAGATGTCGAACGGCTGCATCTGCTGCACGCTCCGGGATGATCTGCTGCGCGAGGTCCATCTTCTCGCTTCGGAAGGACGCTTCGATTACATTCTGATCGAGTCCTCCGGCATCAGCGAGCCGGTTCCGGTCGCCCAGACCTTCACGTATGCCAATCCCGAGCTGGATATTGACCTGACGGAGCTGGCCAGACTCGACACCATGGTTACGGTCGTGGATGCGAACCGTTTCTGGCATGATTTCGCTTCGGGAGACAGCCTGCTGGACCGCAATATGACGGCGGGTGAAGGGGATTACCGGGATATCGTCGATCTGCTGATCGACCAGATTGAGACCTGCGATGTGCTGCTGCTGAACAAATGCGATCTGGTGGAGGAAGCGGAGCTGAACAAGCTGGAGGCAGTGCTGCGCCGGCTTCAGCCGCGTGCGAAGATCATCCGTACCGTGAATGCGCAGGTTGATCCTGCGGAGATTCTGAACACGGGCCGCTTCGACTTTGAGCAGACCAGCCAGTCCTCCGGTTGGATCGCTGAGCTGGGCAAGGAAGAGCATACACCCGAGACGGAGGAGTATGGCATTACCTCGTTCGTCTACCGGCGCAGAGCCCCGTTCCACCCGCAGCGGCTGAGCTTCTTCTTCAGCAACTGGCCTGCTGAGGTGGTCCGCGCCAAAGGCCTCGTCTGGCTGGCCGCACGCGGCGATCTGGCGGCGACGGTCAGCCAGGCAGGACCGTCGATCCAGTTCGGCCCCGCCGGCTACTGGCTGGCGACCCTGCCGGTGGAACAGCAGCAGGAGGTGCTGGCCACCGAGCCGGATGTGCTGGCGAAATGGGACGCGCAGTGGGGCGACCGGCTGAACGAGATAGTATTCATCGGGGTCAGCATGAACCGTGAGGATATCGAGGCCCGTCTGGACCTCTGCCTGCTGACCGACGCAGAGATGCAGCAGGACTGGAGCAGCTTCAACAATCCGCTGCCTTGGCCTGCGGAGGAGCTGCTTGCGGCAGCGCAGGAGTAGGCGGAAGCTGGTGCTGGGGAAATAGTGCAGTGTGTGGGGAGCCGGAATCATTGAGCTGATTCCGGCTTCTCTGTGCTTACGGCATTGTGCGGGCGGAATGTAGTCGGAAAACCGATTACAATGCGCAGGCGCGGGGTGTGCGGGCTGAATGTAATCGGAAAACCGATTACAATGCGCAGGCGCGGGGTGTGCGGGCCGGATGTATGCGAAAAACCGAACACATTCGGCGCTGCGTGGGCATGAGGAGCAAATGTAATCGAAAAATCGAACACATTCGGCGCTGCGTGGGTACGAGGACCAGATGTATGCGAAAAACCGAACACATTCGGCGTTGCGTGGGTACGAGGAACAAATGTATGTGAAAAACCGAACACATACGGCGCTGCGCGGGTACGAGGACCAAATGTATGTGGAAAACCGAACACATTAGGCGACGGCGGAGGTACATGGGCCGGATGTATGCGAAAAACCGAACACATTCGAGCGCTGCGTGGGTACGAGGGCCGGATGTATGCGAAAAACCGAACACATTCGGCGCTGCGCGGGCACGAGGGCCGGATGTATGCGAAAAACCGAACACATTCGAGCGCTGCGTGGGTACGAGGGCCGGATGTATGCGAAAAACCGAACACATTGCGCCTAGTGTGGGCGCGCATGCGCAATGTAATCGAAAAACCGATCACATTGCGAGTAGCGGGGATGAGCGCGCTGGATGAGGGCACTGGAGCCGGAAGATTGCGGAATACCGAGCACAATGCGCAATAGTTGGTACGACGGCGTATGGTCTGGTGATTATTTAGCTTGCTGCCTTGAAATCAGGAGTATTGAGCAGCTGCAAATCGGTGCGATTACGATAAATTTACGTTTACGGGTTTACAAATCGTAATTGTTACGATAAACTCAATGAAGTTAAATAGTAATTATTACGAATAGAAGGCGAGTTAATAGCTACTTAATAGCTACTTAATAGCAATTTGCTAACAAGTCACTAATAATTAACTAACTAGTAACTGACAAGCCAACAACAAGTCAACAACAAGCCAACAAGCGACTACCAAGTCATTAACAATCAACAGACACTCTAGCTCATTCACCCTGCTACAGTGTCAGGAAGGGAGGGACGATGCCATATGATTCTGTCCTCGATGCGGGATGTGGTGTTCGGCTACGGGAACGAGCCGGTGATCAGCGGCTTGTCGCTGGATATTGAAGCCGGGCAATTCATCGGCATAACCGGTCCGAACGGAGCAGCAAAGACTACGCTGCTCAAGCTGATGCTGGGCCTGCTGAAGCCATGGAGCGGAACGGTCACCCTGAACCGGGGGATGGATGGAGCAGGGCGGCCTGTGATCGGTTATGTGCCGCAGCAGGTGGCCTCCTTCAATGCCGGGTTTCCCAGCAAGGTAATTGAGCTGGTCCGCTCCGGCTGTTATGCCAGGCTCGGGCTGTTCGGCCGGTTCTCGAAGCAGCAGGAGGCGCTGGTTGAGCGCAGCCTGCGGCAGGTAGAGATGTGGGAGTACCGCAATTCCCGGATCGGAGAGCTGTCCGGCGGGCAGAAGCAGCGGATCTGCATTGCCCGGGCGCTGGCCCAGCAGCCGCAGGTGCTGGTGCTGGATGAGCCGGTGACGGGGATGGATGCTGCCAGCCGCAGCGGCTTCTATCAGCTGATGCGCCATGATGTTACCAGCCATGGCCGGACGGTCATTATGGTTACCCATAACCTTGGAGAGACAAGTTCCTATCTGGATACAGTGATCAGCCTGGAACGCAAAGAGCAGGAGGGCTGGACATGCTTGGTTACGAATTCATGCAGCGTGCATTTTGGGCAGGAGGCCTGATCGGCCTCATTGGCCCGTTGCTTGGCGTGTACCTGATGCTCCGCAGGCAGGTGCTGATGGCAGATACGCTATCGCATGTATCGCTTGCCGGAGTTGCACTGGGCTCCGTGCTGCACTGGAATCCGGCGCTCAGCGGCTTTGCCGTGGCTATAGCCGGCGGCCTTGTCATTGAGCAGCTGCGCCGCTCTTACCGTACATACAGCGAGCTGCCCGTAGCGATCATTATGACCTCGGGCCTGGCGCTGGCTGTCGTGCTGATGAGCCTGAAGCAGAATCTGGCGAAGAGCTTCAGCTCCTATCTGTTCGGCTCTATCGTTGCGGTCAGCGATACACAGCTTAAGCTGATTGCAGCGGTGGCCGCCGCCGGCCTGCTCTATTTCATCATCCTGCGCCGCCCGCTGTACAGCCTGACCTTCGACGAAGAGACGGCAACCATCGGCGGCGTCCGCACCGGTCTGCTGTCCTTCTCATTCGCGGTGCTGACCGGCATGACCGTTGCGGCAGCCATGCCGGTGGTCGGCGTGCTGCTCGTGTCCGCTCTGATCGTCCTGCCGGCCTCCATTGCCCTGCGGATCGCTTCAGGCTTCACAGCAGCGATTCTTATCGCGATCGGCACGGGTCTTACCGGTGTGTATGCCGGACTGACGGCTTCCTACTATATTAATACGCCTCCCGGGGGCACCATTGCCCTGATTCTGCTGGTGTTCCTGCTGACCGTTATGGCATTGCAGAAGATGGTCAGACGAAGAAGCCGCCGTAAGCTTCACCATTCCCAAACTATATAAGAAAAGAGGTCAACACATCCCATGTCTATGTTGAAATCAGTACACCGCTCCAGAAACGGATTCAGAATCCGCCATCTGGCCGCTGTATCCCTGACGTCCATCCTGATTCTCGCCGGCTGCGGAAGCAATAACACGGCGGGCAATGCGGCATCTGCCGGCAGCCCCGAGGCCACTCCTTCTATTGCTCCTTCCGCTGCTGCTTCTGAAGCGCCGGGGAACCGCTTGAATATTAAAGTCAGCTTCTACCCGATGTATGAATTCACCAAGAATATTACCGGAGATCTTGCTGATGTGGAGGTTCTGGTCCCGGCCGGGGTCGAGCCGCATGACTGGGAGCCGACCGCGAAGGATATGGCCGATATTTCGGATGCCGATGTGCTGGTCTATAACGGTGCAGGAATGGAGGGCTGGGCACAGCAGGTCATTGACGCCGCAGCCGGGAGCAGCCTGCTTGCCATTGAAGCCAGCAAAGGGCTGGAGATCGTGGAGGGCGCCGAAGAGGAGCATGAGCATAATGAAGACCACGATTATGACCATGACCATGACCATGATCAGGCTGCCGCTGATACTGCCGACCACGACCACGATCATGCGGATGGCGAATCCGCTGCCGGAGAAGCAGAACATGATCATGACCACGAACACAGCCATGACCACGGCGGTCTGGACCCGCATGTCTGGCTGGACCCGGTCATGGCCATCGGAGAGGTCCGCACGATTGAAGCGGCGCTCTCCAAGGCATCCCCGGAGAATGCCGCAGCCTTCAAGGCGAACAGTGAAGCTTATATCGCCAAGCTGGAGCAGCTCGACCAGGAGTTCAGAGACGGGCTGAAGGACACGAAGCGCAAGGATTTCATTACTCAGCATGCCGCCTTTGGTTATCTGGCCCGGCAATACGGCTTAACACAGGTGCCGATCGCCGGATTATCACCCGAGCAGGAGCCTTCCGCAGCCCAGATGGCCGATATCGTGGAGTTCGCCAAGGCGAATAAGGTGACCACGATCTTTTTTGAGACACTGGTATCCTCCAAGGTAGCCGATGCTATTGCCCAGGAAATAGGCGCGAAGACGGCTGTGCTGAATCCGATTGAAGGGCTGACGGATGAGGACGTTAAGAATAATCTGGATTACCTGGGTCTCATGCGCCAGAATCTGGCCGCGCTGACCCAGGCGCTGAACGAATAGGAAGGGAGGTCGGATTCAGACCATGGCTAAGAAATCGAAGGTTATCAAGGAATTGAAGCGGCAGGAGCTGGTAGCCAAATACGCCGCGAAACGCAGAGAGCTGAAGGCAGCGGGGGATTGGATGGCCTTGCAAAAGCTGCCGCGCGACTCCTCGCCTGCCCGGCTGCACAACAGATGCAGCGTAACCGGCCGGCCACGCGGATATCTGGGCAAATTCAAGATATCCCGGATCGTCTTCCGCGAGCTGGCGCATAAGGGCCAAATTCCCGGAGTTACCAAGTCAAGCTGGTAGGCCTGGAAATCATTTCATAGCTCCGCTAATGGCAGGCGGCTGGTTCTCTGTGATACAGGGATCAGCCGCCTGTTTGTGTTAATCGCTTCTGTCGGAACCGCAGAATTGGGTTATAATAGAAGCAGAACATCTGTCTGCTGGAGGAGGCGTATTTCATGAGTTATACGGATACATTCATACGGGTGTCCGAAGATTGTCCGTCTGAGACAGGCATAGTTCCGGTATCCGGCCGGACACTTCCGCCCGCCCATGTCATTCAGTACCATTTGCTGGCTGAATCACCTTACCGGTATACCCATGAGGAGCTGCTGTACGAAGTCCATGTACGCCACAAAGCGATTCCCGAAGAGGAGCGTGAAACGCGCCGGGAGGAGCTATATACTGAGCTGTTCTCCAAAAAACATCCGTGCCTGCGCGCCTCCATGCTGCCCAAGAAATTCGGCTGGGGGCTTCATTATAATGCAGAAGGCAAGATTGCCCTGTATGCCAGGGAATCTCCGGAGTATGATTATTACACCTCCAGTGACGAAGCAGGCGTGAAGCTGCTGAATGCGATGCGCAATAAGCGGGGCTGATCAATAAGAACACAATTTCGGACACAGAAAGAAGGAACAGCATGACAGAGTATTGGGATCACAGGTTTGCCGGGGAAGGGATGATCTGGGGGAGCGGGCCGAGCCCGTCAGCGGAATGGGCGAAGGAGCGGTTTCGCAGGGCAGGGGTGTCTACGGTGCTGGTTCCCGGGGCCGGTTATGGACGGAATACCAAAGCTTTTGCCACTGAATTTACAGTTTACGGCATAGAATTAAGTGAAGCGGCACTGGAGCTGGCGAGGGAATGGGACCCGGCTACGACCTTTATTGCAGGATCGGCGCTGGAGCCGCAGCTTACAGCTCCGGTGGATGCGGTCTATTGCTATGATGTGCTGCATTTATTCCTGGCGGAGGACCGCCGCAGGCTGATTGAGGCAAGTCTTGCTCAGGTCCGGCAGGGAGGGCTGCTCTACTTCACCAGCTTCTCTGATGAGGACCCCAACTATGGCTGCGGAACGGAGCTGGAGCCGGGAACCTATGAGTATAAGAAGGATAAATACGCGCACTTCTTCAGTGAGGCCGGACTCAGGTCGGAATTCGCCGGAACGGAGATTCTGGAGACAGGTACGTTTACTGAGATTTTACATAGCCCGCAGGGCGGCACGCATGAATACATACTAAGAACGATTCTCGCACGCAAACAAGTGTAAACGGCCGTCCTTTTAAAGGAGGGTTCCGTTTCAGCGAGAAATAGAAGGATAAACCGCCCTCCAGCAGACGCCAAAAGGCCCTTCTCCGGGGGAAGGACCTTGCTTCGTTGATGGCCTGCATAGACTGAGTTAATGATGCTCGCAATCCGCGAACAGAATATGCCTTGGAATGCGGAAGAAATTCTCCGCCTTCTCCTGCAGGGCCGGTGTAGGCA
This region of Paenibacillus sp. FSL K6-1096 genomic DNA includes:
- a CDS encoding PAS domain S-box protein codes for the protein MSDTLFKHLYLRSSTGYAAVSTAEGVMLMANPAFCGMFGYTEDELKAMSYLDLVDPEDRHTLDHAKIMEYLLASPGVTVDTEQRFRHKNGGTLWVALHAFLIMDEWTDRPSHLVAEMTDITARKLAEQKIEEDYHLYKLITQNTPDMISFADPDGTLRYVSPSVETLLGYSTSEMIGRNKRDYYHETDALEMTRPGKLYSDNDVFTRRARHKEGHYLWIESTFQVMRDADGKVRQILTIARDVTERKKVEDMLAYAQELGQMGSWEWDSVAGQMTVSGHLMAIFELGRNCGNHTVLEYRRLLDCVVPEDLAALRTELHRTLKAGVNGEAIFRVKSREAGCKFIYARWVVILDASARVQQVRGMVQDVTERQRMEEQLRESERNYRLISENSQDFITRNSTDEQATFLYASPICREMLGFTPEEMVGTGGISYVHPGDVARVQLYLERTRQGLAMEPIVFRYRCKDGSYLWVETTLQYTETGTPGVTEMIGVTRNISERKQYELKLLESENRYKSLFEYNPSAISAMDLEGYIQSLNASLEQLTGYSHGTLQYSSYSEIIDEDELDKVNRRFHAAAGGLAQTFETRLIRHDGQRVEVSMIYVPILVDHEVVGVFAITSDITERKRHLEQIEKLSYEHALILNSVSEGIFGMNLEGETVFINPAASVMLGYHPGELARNIKLHTVAQTWMDGELYPGGQRTLAELLQMNSFYEHEQEGVFWRQDGSSFLVKYRMTALYDNGEHKGAVVVFRDITEEKAVVRAKESAEKADRAKSEFLAIMSHELRTPMNGIIGMADLLSGTELTEEQQYYTQIINKSGAALVHILNEVLDFSKIESGMMTLDLQPVDIRQVVQNVCELFYPRIQEKGLILRSDIAPDIPGLVMTDEARLRQILVNLVGNAVKFTEEGEVGVAVRLEAAREQGPLILRFAVTDTGIGIPEGSQNLLFQSFTQLDPSINRKYGGTGLGLAISKKLAELLDGTIGVNSSEGEGSEFYFTISAGLPPEESGGLLLTGAVAAKEYRSGVFSMDQPEAAYGPLSILVAEDHPVNQQIIQAFLRKRGYTSDLVADGKPAVEAVRSRHYDLVFMDIQMPGMDGIEAARQIRSAVGLSPVIIAVTAFARKEDREMCLRAGMQDFISKPIRGEELDRVLRDWSGSVRSQS
- a CDS encoding NusG domain II-containing protein is translated as MKRGDFLLILIVLLAAGSIYGYRWFQNHNEHYAQGDLKAVITVNGKEYQTVTLTKEEQVIDIRTRYGHNTLKVYDYGIQMTFSDAPLPIALDMGFISKPKQQIICIPARLLVEIINPASSIDDDDALDAVI
- a CDS encoding TIGR03943 family protein yields the protein MNNPRSIRIHYLLRAAILLALALYIGHLVQQDALHYYVAPKLARWIRLCPVPLVLMALSLGLQAVLGRSAALCDCEHRLPRSGLGSSVLYSLFLLPLLLGVLLPDRALGSAAAARKGLALSYTAVESRTGTSTNSGSTFTPANPYEAEFAELAGKLYAEPVIPVRPEIYSETLGAMNLYKSQFAGKEISVSGFLYREPQGAGQSAYAVSRFLVQCCTADATPFGILLEPGTPISLPADTWIEVRGKLDVAVYKGAETLMIAPESITAVQAPTTPYVYTNADAVAAWEELKEQPPGALR
- a CDS encoding permease, which encodes MTALTPVKIIPLLLPAAFLLTLGVLWLPGHLELADNGYTDTFKAAFLGILLEALPFVLLGALLSSLLRVFVPDGVIQRWIPRRPVPAVLFSCLLGLLFPVCECGMIPLVRRLMHKGMPLYVAVVFILSGPIVNPVVYGATLMAFRSHPELAYARMGLALAVAAFIGLVLYANVRKSPLRLTIRSGGEEAHRTEPLGGKLAAVFVHTSDEFFEMGKYLIIGCLLTAGLQTFLHQGSLAAIGGQPVGSYLFMMGLSFALSLCSTSDAFVASTFLHSFPAGSLLAFMVLGPMLDFKNALMLLSLFKTRFALYLFFLIFAAVFTGSVAVSLWL
- a CDS encoding GTP-binding protein, which translates into the protein MRIPVIILSGFLGSGKTTLLLSLLKECKRRGLSPGVIMNELGKKDVDGYILQEQTGTSVEKLLDGCICCSRKDELPRSLTALLVRRPDLICIELTGVADPDEIAATLQSPPLADRLVLHHTITVLDAENALEYSSRFSSDKQLVRTLRKQIATADLIIVNKSDLVEPETLWKIEKMAGRHHSEAELVFTHYSQINLAPLLAGIPARAIRNSVRRSGPGSSSATALKRVSPSASSSATAVHELEPESEPAGSYSQVTAVTLTVPLAVSGSLRQEQLEQFFRQWGYSLLRAKGHVRLAGQDSVQLVQYAGNRISWEASSYPGQPYVVCIGLNLDEKAISRSWAGLFS
- the rpmG gene encoding 50S ribosomal protein L33, whose protein sequence is MRVIVTLACTETGDRNYTTTKNKRTTPERLEMRKYCPRLKRVTLHRETR